The proteins below are encoded in one region of Methanoculleus thermophilus:
- a CDS encoding ROK family protein: protein MTTVIAVDLGATNLRAALVGPDATVLAHDAVPTPTAGSGGEVVTAAIMAEVEALLALPEGRDVTAIGVASAGPLDLGRGWVVHSPNMAFPVVEITGPLRERFGLPVALINDARAGVLGERWAGAARGSDNVVYVTLSTGIGGGAVVNGRLLLGMTGNAAEIGHITVDTRYNLVCGCGYTGHWEAYASAKNIPQFFAAWRKEAAPGPVAFDASSSQAIFAAAGEGDPVALAFMEALGEMNARGISSVIVAYNPEVLVLDGPLARYHADILIPHMEPHIDRYLALPRIVVSELDGRAPLLGAAVYALETLRREDQKP from the coding sequence ATGACGACCGTGATTGCCGTTGACCTCGGCGCGACCAACCTCCGCGCCGCCCTGGTGGGTCCCGATGCGACCGTTCTCGCCCATGATGCCGTTCCGACCCCGACCGCGGGGTCCGGCGGGGAGGTGGTCACCGCCGCGATCATGGCAGAGGTGGAGGCGCTCCTTGCCCTGCCCGAAGGGCGCGACGTCACGGCGATCGGGGTCGCGTCGGCCGGGCCCCTGGACCTCGGCCGCGGGTGGGTCGTACACTCCCCGAACATGGCATTTCCGGTCGTGGAGATCACCGGCCCGCTCCGGGAGCGGTTCGGGTTGCCGGTCGCGCTCATCAACGACGCCCGGGCCGGCGTCCTCGGCGAGCGGTGGGCAGGCGCCGCCCGCGGCTCCGACAACGTCGTCTACGTCACCCTCTCGACCGGGATCGGGGGCGGTGCGGTGGTGAACGGCCGCCTTCTTCTCGGGATGACTGGAAATGCCGCCGAGATCGGGCACATCACGGTCGATACCCGCTACAACCTCGTCTGCGGGTGCGGCTATACAGGTCACTGGGAGGCCTACGCCTCTGCAAAGAACATCCCGCAGTTCTTTGCGGCGTGGCGAAAGGAGGCGGCTCCCGGCCCGGTCGCCTTCGACGCCTCCTCTAGTCAGGCGATCTTTGCGGCGGCCGGCGAGGGGGACCCGGTCGCCCTCGCCTTCATGGAGGCGCTCGGGGAGATGAACGCCAGGGGAATCTCAAGCGTCATCGTCGCCTACAACCCCGAGGTGCTCGTCCTCGACGGACCACTCGCCCGTTACCACGCAGATATCCTGATCCCGCACATGGAACCCCACATCGACCGCTACCTCGCCCTTCCCCGGATCGTCGTCTCCGAACTCGATGGACGGGCGCCGCTCCTCGGCGCGGCGGTCTATGCACTCGAAACGCTGCGACGGGAGGATCAAAAGCCATGA
- a CDS encoding dual specificity protein phosphatase family protein, with translation MIEIYPNLYVGTQEDYEVMVEAHETWCVVHACRSPYHCLAVTYSPIATVPPDHPEYLVARRGNRLMLNLVDARDPADIPKEAIDAALRFIDGCLGKGRQVLVHCGFGVSRSAAIGLLYLAAYTDLLPTGSLAEAEEAYRRIYPPYKPGRGMRGFLEAHWDEYTKRRVAA, from the coding sequence ATGATCGAGATCTATCCGAATCTTTATGTCGGGACGCAGGAGGACTACGAGGTCATGGTGGAGGCTCACGAGACCTGGTGCGTGGTCCACGCCTGCCGGAGCCCCTACCACTGTCTCGCGGTCACGTACTCGCCGATCGCAACGGTGCCGCCGGACCACCCCGAGTACCTGGTTGCCCGGCGGGGGAACCGGCTGATGCTCAACCTGGTTGATGCCCGCGACCCCGCCGATATCCCCAAAGAGGCGATCGACGCAGCCCTTCGGTTCATCGATGGGTGTCTTGGCAAAGGCCGGCAGGTGCTGGTCCACTGCGGCTTTGGGGTCTCCCGCTCGGCGGCGATCGGACTTCTGTACCTTGCGGCCTACACCGACCTCCTGCCGACGGGGAGCCTTGCCGAGGCCGAGGAGGCCTATCGCCGGATATACCCGCCCTACAAACCCGGCCGGGGGATGCGGGGGTTCCTTGAGGCGCATTGGGACGAGTATACGAAGAGACGGGTGGCGGCGTGA
- a CDS encoding DUF488 domain-containing protein, with product MINKSQRAVLFLIARYGKISKMKLVKLMFLISQERSLYNFVPYKYGPFSFQLYRDLFNLEKSGSILIDENVQILDTVFPKPDFFLQEIISSYAQKFQASTDMDIIDYVYDHFPEYTIFSKLKPKKEQISEEKGITTIGYEGKDIDQFFQTLIANRVTLLVDVRRNAFSRKYGYSKEALSRNLQNFCIKYVHIPELGIESSRRRDITQNGYQELFKQYSSELEYKGDLIEKIKALGGQEKIALMCFEKNASHCHRGVIADRLRKEGWEIVDL from the coding sequence ATGATAAATAAAAGTCAACGAGCAGTTCTTTTTCTGATTGCTCGTTATGGAAAGATTTCAAAAATGAAGTTGGTCAAGTTGATGTTCTTGATCTCACAAGAGCGAAGCTTATACAATTTCGTTCCGTACAAGTATGGCCCCTTCTCATTTCAACTATATAGGGATCTGTTTAATCTCGAAAAATCAGGTAGCATATTAATAGATGAAAATGTCCAGATTCTCGACACCGTATTTCCGAAGCCGGATTTCTTTTTGCAGGAGATTATCTCGTCATATGCTCAAAAATTTCAGGCTTCTACAGACATGGATATTATTGACTATGTCTATGATCATTTCCCGGAATATACAATATTCAGTAAATTGAAGCCAAAAAAGGAGCAAATTTCCGAAGAGAAGGGCATTACAACAATAGGGTATGAGGGGAAAGACATCGATCAATTCTTCCAGACACTGATCGCCAATCGCGTTACCTTACTTGTGGATGTAAGGAGAAATGCGTTCAGCAGAAAGTACGGATACTCAAAAGAGGCATTATCAAGGAATTTACAGAACTTTTGTATCAAGTACGTTCACATCCCCGAACTTGGAATAGAATCAAGTCGAAGACGGGATATTACCCAAAATGGATATCAGGAGTTGTTTAAACAATATTCTTCCGAACTTGAATATAAAGGGGACCTGATCGAAAAAATAAAGGCTCTAGGGGGTCAAGAAAAAATTGCCCTGATGTGCTTTGAAAAAAACGCCAGCCACTGCCATAGAGGAGTCATTGCAGACCGATTACGCAAGGAGGGGTGGGAGATTGTTGACTTGTGA
- a CDS encoding YigZ family protein: MSAKPLGAAVIEVRRSRFYAHLYRIEEPGDIAQVLAGHHEAYRKAAHHCAAWRCGTVEEFRSDGEVGRPGRILLDLLRRHALESHALVVSRIFGGVLLGPGNVGRAFRDAGEAAIREAGLTR, from the coding sequence GTGAGTGCAAAACCCCTCGGCGCCGCCGTGATCGAGGTCCGGCGGTCGCGGTTCTACGCGCATCTCTACCGGATCGAGGAGCCCGGGGATATCGCGCAGGTTCTTGCCGGCCACCACGAGGCCTATCGGAAGGCCGCTCACCACTGCGCCGCCTGGCGGTGCGGCACCGTCGAGGAGTTTCGGAGCGACGGTGAGGTCGGCCGGCCGGGGAGGATCCTCCTCGATCTCCTCCGGCGGCACGCCCTCGAGAGCCACGCGCTGGTCGTCTCGAGGATCTTCGGCGGAGTGCTCCTCGGCCCCGGGAACGTCGGGAGGGCGTTCCGCGACGCCGGGGAGGCCGCGATCCGCGAGGCCGGGCTCACCCGGTGA